CGTGAGTAACAGTTGTAACTATGAAGAAAACTTGATCCGCGTTCCTCTTCAGCCTGCAGTGAAGTCAGCGCTAATGCCGCAGCATCAACCAGATGACGCATCGCTAACTCAAGCTCTTCATCTTGATTTCTTGCGGGGACACCGAGGGCTTTGAGGACCCCGACCACTTCTCCGCGATGCATCAAGGGCCACTGAACGGTCAGCCGGTTTCCTTCATCGTCGGTTTCTCGGCTATGAGCATTTCCTGAGCGCAGAGTATGTTCACCGGTAGCTTCCCCAAGTCGTAGAATCGGTATCCGCCACTCAACGCCCTCAACCCCGGCGCTCGCAATAAACCTCAGCTCACCTCGGCCGTGGATGTCCGCCCATAAAATAGCGGCGTCCGCCCCACAAATATCGACAAATCCATCAACAATGGCTCTTGATAAACTATCAAGGTCTCCGATTTGGTTAAGGTGCAAACCAAGGTACTGAACCCGCTCGCGTAAGCGCAAATGAGTCCGCTCGGGCTTAGGTGTCTCAAGTTCGGACAGAAATATATCGAGTCTGTTTGCAAGCCGCGCAACATCATCTTCTGACACATCTTGATCGATGTAATCAAAGACGCCTCGACCACGAAGCTCTACAGAATTCGCTGAGTCGTAGCGGTTCGTTACAATGATAAGTGAAATAGGCTCAAGCCCATCGAAACAGTGCTCTGCGAGAATTTGTCCTTGTGGGGTTGGCAAAAGCTCCTCAGCTAGAATGACGGCTCCGAACCGGGTCATGCGAAATTCCCGCAACCCTTCACCCACGGTAGCCACCACACAGACTTCAATCAAAGCTTTTTCCAAGACACTGCGCCAACGGCCCGCAACTTCAGGATCTGCGTTCACAAAAAGTATCGGACTTGCAGTCATCAGTTCTCCCAGGTGCCAGTAAACACTTTACGGGCGGCACCCCTCATGGTCACAACATCATGGTCATCTACGCAAATATCCAGCGTTCCGCCCGGTAAATGCACAGCACTCCAATGGTTACGCTGCGCGAGACCGGCCCGAACCGCCGAAATTCCCACAGCACAGGCACCGCTTCCGCAAGCCTGCGTAATCCCTACCCCTCGCTCATACACAACTGTTTCAAAACCGTCCTGATTTCTGCGTACAAAACCAACATTCACCCGATCTGAAAAATCTTCGTGGGACTCTAATGAAGCGCCATACTTCTGCGCCAACATCATCGGATCCTCGTCGGTAAATATCGTAACATGGGGGTTACCGAAAAAATGACATCGGCCGGTAAATTCTTTGTCTAATACACTGAGGCTAAGTGGCTCACCCTCATGTGCCCTGCCAGGGAGTGTCGCGTGTCGCGTTAACGGTTTACCCATAACAACTAAAAAAGTACCTGAATCCACGCGCTCACATGAGTAAACTTCTTCGCTGACCACCAATTGCAACTTTTGAACATCGGGTGCAACTGCGCCCAGATCATAGAGAAAGCTCAAAATACAACGCATGCCATTACCACACATACCCGCATCGCTGCCGTCTGCGTTTTGAACCTTCATCTCAAAACTGGCTTTAGGGTGAGACCAGAGGGCTAAAATACCATCGGCGCCCACACCTCGGTGGCGGTCGCAAATCTCGCGAACCTCTGCCTCGGGCAAAGGCTTTTGCCACGCACGCGCGTCCACGACCACAAAGTCATTACCCGCACCCTCATATTTGGAAAATTTAATCACTCTTTAATGTCTCCCAAGAAGCAGAGAAGACCTCAAAGCCAGATTGGAATCAAGTGTTCAGAGAAGACCGTGGGAATCGCTCAAAGAGGCGTGCAGCAGCGCAAACAGTGCTCAATTCGGCTTCCGCAACTGCTTGAGGGCCGTCGCTTAAAGCTTCTTTCGGATTTAGGTGAATTTCGACCATGACACCATCGGCGCCTGCCGCCAATCCAGCTCTCGCCATCGGCACAATCAGATCACGGCGTCCCGTACCGTGGGAAGGATCCACAATCACCGGTAGTCCGTAAACATGCCGCAGAAGCGCTACCGCCCCCAAATCCAACAAATTTCTAGTCTGCGTCGCAATACCCTGTACCCCGCGCTCGCAAAACACCACTGAACGAGCACCAAAGGCCAAGAGGTGCTCCGCCGACATCATCCAATCCTCGACCGTCGCGGCCATACCTCGCTTAAGCAAGACAGGTTTAGCCATTGCACCCACGTCCTTAAGGAGTGAGAAATTTTGCATATTGCGCGAGCCAATTTGGATCATATCCGTATTCTCAGCCACCACACACACATCGTGTTCACTCATGACTTCGGTGACGAGCTTCAAATCATTAGCTCTGGCTGCTTCACTTAACCACTTGAGCGCCGGATCGCCTCTCCCACGGAATGAATACGGCGAAGTTCGAGGCTTATAGGCCCCACCTCGCAAGATTTTCGCACCCGCCCGCGCCGCAATCGTCGCCAGCTGATGAATCTGCTCTTCGCTTTCAGCGCTGCATGGACCTGCCATCACAACAGGTTGGCTATCTGCACCAATCGGTAAATCACCAATCAAAGCTGCTTGACCCTTGAGCATATCAAGCTTTGGGTGACCACTTTTAGGTAGCATCACATCGGCTACACCGGCGATGTCTAATAAACTCTCACGTGAACAACTCGACGAATGAGGCTCGATTAGAAGGACCGGCTGAGGTCCATCACCTTGAGCAGGCTGAACCCATTGGCCCATCGCCTTGAGGCAGCTAGCAACTTCCGCCGCATCTGCCCCAGTCTCCAGAGTGATAATTTTAGCTGAGCCCATCATAAACCTCGATTCACAACGGTTTCCACAACAGTGGTCAAAGCATCTCGCGCACGCCCGCTGGGAGTATATTCCAACGCTAAGAGGGCTTCATCCGCCAATTGGCGAGCTCGCAGCCGAGTATCTTCTAAGCAGTTGGTGGCTAGAATTTTTTCACGGATCATCGCCGCGTCGCTC
The window above is part of the Deltaproteobacteria bacterium genome. Proteins encoded here:
- the dapF gene encoding diaminopimelate epimerase, which translates into the protein MIKFSKYEGAGNDFVVVDARAWQKPLPEAEVREICDRHRGVGADGILALWSHPKASFEMKVQNADGSDAGMCGNGMRCILSFLYDLGAVAPDVQKLQLVVSEEVYSCERVDSGTFLVVMGKPLTRHATLPGRAHEGEPLSLSVLDKEFTGRCHFFGNPHVTIFTDEDPMMLAQKYGASLESHEDFSDRVNVGFVRRNQDGFETVVYERGVGITQACGSGACAVGISAVRAGLAQRNHWSAVHLPGGTLDICVDDHDVVTMRGAARKVFTGTWEN
- the aroF gene encoding 3-deoxy-7-phosphoheptulonate synthase, with the protein product MGQWVQPAQGDGPQPVLLIEPHSSSCSRESLLDIAGVADVMLPKSGHPKLDMLKGQAALIGDLPIGADSQPVVMAGPCSAESEEQIHQLATIAARAGAKILRGGAYKPRTSPYSFRGRGDPALKWLSEAARANDLKLVTEVMSEHDVCVVAENTDMIQIGSRNMQNFSLLKDVGAMAKPVLLKRGMAATVEDWMMSAEHLLAFGARSVVFCERGVQGIATQTRNLLDLGAVALLRHVYGLPVIVDPSHGTGRRDLIVPMARAGLAAGADGVMVEIHLNPKEALSDGPQAVAEAELSTVCAAARLFERFPRSSLNT